TTCAGCTTGCCGATCTCGACCAGCAAGGTGTCCAGTCCCAGCGGCCCCGGACACAGATTGCGAGCTACGCCATGATCAAGGCTTTCCTCGTCGTCCTGGCGTTCGCCGTCGCGGCGCTGATCACGCTGGTGGTGCTGTCTCGCCCGCGTACACCGAGCTGATCGGCTCCCAAGGCCGCCCCGGGCCTCAGCTGCGTCTCGGCGTCACCGGCCCACGCGCCGGCCGCCATGACTCATCCAGTCGATGATCGAGACCGGCGGCGCACAGCAGCCGCTCGACCTGGGGGCGAAGGCCGAACGCGGTGCGCCGGATTTCGATCTCCACGCTGACGTCCAGCCGCTGCAACGCATCTCCGGATGGATCCACGGCCTCACCGGGGGCTACTCGGGAATGTGTCTTTCTGGCAGGCCAGCACAGCCGCGGCTCGCCGTCACCCCCAGCGGGATAAACCCGCGCCCATTTTCGCCCTAGCTGTGACCTGCAACGCAGCTTGACCGGGAATCTGCAACATTATTTGGCCGTGTACGTCACGGACAGCGACAGGTGGTCAGCTGATTCCGATGACAAGAGCATCGCGGGCGGCGTCGATGACCTCGGCGGTGATCCGATCGACGCCGTCGTTGAGTTTCATCACCCGTTCGGCGCCGGCGAGGGCCGGGGGCTTGGCCTTCCCCTGATCTGAAACGTCCGGAACTGGTGATCTTCAGGGGCATTGTGATGCTTTCATGGTCGGATGAGGTATGAAGAGGCGCTGTCCGGCGTGCGTGAGCTGTGCGTTGAACATCTGGGGGAACACGTGGGGAGCCAGCTGGCGGCGTTGGCGCGGCCCGGGTTCGATCTGAAGCCTGCGGATGAGGATGCCGCGGCGACTGGGCTGTGCCGGTGGGGCGGCCCGGCGCTGCTGGAGCCGGGCACACAGTGGCCTATGTACGCGGGTGTGCCGCTCAGCCTGTATGTCGTGCTCGATGTCGGCGCGCTCGGCCCGTGGCTCGGTGATCAGATCCTGTCGACCGGGTCCGCGCTGCTCAATTTCTTCTTCTTGGATCCATGGACCGGATCCAGGGAGGTTCCGAAAGATGCCAGCAGCTTCAGCCATGACGATCCGCGGGTATGCCGGGTCGTGCCTGCTGACCCGCAACGCGCGGTCGAGGTCCCGGCACCGGATCCGGCCCCGAGGTTCGACCGGGTTCGGATGCACGCCAACCCTGCCGTCACTTTGCCCTCGATTTCGTCCTACGACTGCGATCCGGTGCTCAGCACCCTCGACTACGGAGACGAGATCGAGCGGTCATCGCTTTACCGCGTGAATCCCGGCTGGCTGGTCGTCGACAAGTTCGGCGAGGACGCCTGGCCGCGGTACTGCGTGGACGAGCAAGGCATCGAGTGGGGTGGCATACGCAATCAGGCGTTTGGCTGGCCGCCGATCCGCAGCTACGGCGTTGACCTGTTGCAGGAGCTGTCGCAGGAGGAGCCTTATGCTCACCTGCTCACTCTCGCCGGCACCGACATGTGGGAGTGGGGCGACGGGGGCATTTTGCGGTTTGTCGCCCCGGCCAAAGCACTCCGGGCAGGCGACATGAGCCAGGTGCGAGCCAACCCCGACGACTGGTAGAACCGCGATCTCGGGTCCTTTCGCGGGGGCGGTTCCTTCCGAGGGATCTCTCGTTACGTGTTGATCACTTCGTGGCTGGCACCCGCCCAAAGCCTTCGGCCGCTCGGCGAAGTCCCCGATCCGCCCGTTACCTCCGGTTGAACCGAAGGTGCGTGGTTCATCCCGGTTCATCCGTTGGACATAGGGTAAGGCGGCATGGCACTGCGACTTGTTCAGGTGAATTTCAAAGCTCGGGATGACTCGGCGCTCGGCCGGTTCTGGGCGGAGGCGCTCGGCTGGGGTGTTTCCAGCGAGGGACCCGGCGTGACCAACCTCGAGCCCGAGGGCTTCGTCTGGCCGGACCCCGCCGCCTTCTACATCGATGTCGTCACCGTCCCGGACCCCGAAACGGTGAAGTACCGCGTGCACCTCGATCTCGCCACCACCTCTGCGGCCCATCAGGCCGAGTTGGTCGCGCGTCTGAAGGAGCTCGGTGCGACGCCCGCCGATGTGGGCCAGGGCGACGTTCCGTGGACGGTTCTGGCCGACCCGGAGGGCAACGTGTTCTGCGTGCTGGAGCCTCGGGAGATCTACCGGGATATCGGCCCGCTCGCCGCGGTGGTGGTCGACTGCGCGGACCCGCGGGCCATGGCCCGGTTCTGGGGCGAGGCGGTGGACTGGACCCTTCATGAGGTGACCGACGATCATGCGATGCTGGGCTCCGCCAAGGGTGTCGGGCCGTATCTTGAGTTCCGCCGCACAACGCCCGGCGTGAAGACCGTGTGGAACCGCGTCCATCTCGACCTGCTGCCGTACCCCGTTGACGATCAAGCCGCGGAGGTGGCCCGGCTGCAGACCCTCGGCGCGACGCTCGCCGACGTCGGCCAGGGCGACGTCCCGTGGATCGTCCTCGCCGACCCGGAGGGCAACGAGTTCTGCGTCCTCGGTCGGGCCTGACGCGGAGCCTCCCCCGCCCGACGCCGCCGCGACCGCCGCTGACCCGCCCCAACCCCAAGATCAATCTCAGCGCCGACGATTGTCCGCAGGTTCCTCAACCCCGGAGTTGGCTGCCCGGGACGCCCGGATCGCCGACCTCGAACGCTCTCGCCGAGGTCGCGATGGATGGCAACGGCCGTGGATGCCTCGCTCAACGCGGAAGTCTGTCCCCTCCTTCGCGTCTTGACCTGCAGTGTCTCAAGTTGATCGAGCGGCAGCAGTACGGCTGGCGCGGTCGGCTGACTTGCAGGCCTCAGGTTTGAGAGGCCGGGACCGCTGTGATCGCGGGGAGTCGGTCCCCGCGATCAACAAGCACGTGGGCGTCGGGCGATCGACGTTCCACCGGCGCCTGATGGCGCCGATCCGCAGGCCTGGCCTACCGCGCCTACGGCACGTTCGAGACGATCTCGCAGCGGGTTGCGGCGTCGATCCCTGCCTCCCCATCGCAGTCGTCTGGGGTACCGGGGCCGCCGTCGAGGAAGTCGTTGCGGGGGCCCGCCCTGAGCGTGTCGACGCCGTCGCCGCCGTCGAGGAGGTCGTTGCCGCCTGCCGTGCCGACGCTCGCGGTGACATCGAAGTCGGTGTTGTCGCCGAACAGTGCATCGTTGCCCCCACGGCCGGAGATCACATCGTGGCTGGCGCTGGTGACGGTGGCATCCACCACGGCGCTATCGCCGACGAGAAAGTCGTCCGCGCTGCCGCCGATGATCCGGTCCCTGCCCGAGCCGGTGGCCCTCCCGCCTGCGGGGTCATTGATGTTGTGGTCCCCGATCGCCGCGAATCCGCCGTCAGTGCCCAAGTCCAGGAGGTCATTCCCGCCGTTTCCGCTCGCGTTCTGGGCAGCGTTACTGTCACCGATGAGGATTTCGCTGCCGGGCCCACCCAGGAGTAGGTCGTCCCCGGCGCCCGAAGCGTCGCCGACCGTTGAGCCGGAGTCGCCGACCAGGTGCTCACCGCCGGTGCCGCCGTCGGCGCCGCCGTCCATACGGTCGTTCCCGCCACCGGATGCGCTGAGTCCCCGGCTGTCGCCGGTCATGAGGTCATCGCCGTCGCCACCGAAGAGGAGGTCGTTCCCCCCACCCGTGGCGGTGCCCTTGGGGGCGAAGCTGTCGCCGTTCATGAGGTCATTGCCGTCGCCGCCGAACAGGCGGTCATTTCCGCCACCGGAAGCATGTCCGCTCGGGCTGAAGATGTCGCCGTGCACGCCGTCATCGCCGGTGCCGCCGTCGATCTGGTCGTTGCCGAGCCCGCCGGCGAGGACATCGTCTCCGGCCAGGCCGCAGATCAGGTCGTTGCCCTGCAGGCCGTCGATGACGTCCGGGCCCACGGTTCCGACGATCACATCCCGGCCCGCGGTCCCAATGGTGGGTGTGTTGGGCGCGGCGATGATCGTGGCCGGCACGCCGAAGCACGTCGGTGGTTGCGTCCTGGCGTCGGCAACCCCGGACCAGGCGATCATCCCTGCCATGAGGACGCCGACGGACCCGGCTGCGGCGATCCGCCTGGCCGGTTTCCTCGATCCGGTGGATCCCGCTGCCTTCGGATGGTCAGCGCCGTATATGTGGTGTCGCGTGGTCGTCGCCGCATTCCATTTAGTCACAATTAGTAGTCGTATCATCGCTAAAAGGATTGGGGTTCGCGACACACCGGCGCTCGTTGGGCCGTCGATCCCGTCACGGGTTTTCGTCCATTCCGACGTGCTGCAACGCCGTGATCTTGATGGTGGTAACAGACGGTCGTTAACCGACAAGATCAGATTCTTGTGCTGTCTGGCCTGGTTGCCCCGCCAACGCGCATGGCCGCCCAGGCCGATCGCGCCGACGATGCCGTGTCACCAGCCGCGCCGAGGTTCAGGAGGTCGTGGGGACGCGGTCGACTGGCCGGTACGTCATCAGGACGACTCCTGAGGTGAACGGCTTGGCCGAGACCAGCTCCAGTCGTTGCGGTGGTCGGCCGTCCTCGAACAGGGCCTTGCCCTCCCGCAGGAACACCGGGTGCACCAGCAGATGGAACTCGTCGACGAGTCCGAGCTCAACGAGAGACCGGATCACTGCGAGACTGCCGTAGACCACGATGTCCCCGCCCTGGCCCCCCTTGAGTTCGATGATCTCGTCCGGGTCGACGCGTTCGAGTCTGCGGGTGTTCCGCCACGCCGCGACGTTCCCCGAACCGGAGACAACGATCTTCTCCATGGCGTCGACCCGCCGGGCGTACGCCCGTACCTCCTCCGGTTCACCAGGATCCTGAGCGGCCCGGGGCCAGTAGCCGGCGAAGTCGGCATGCGTGATCCGCCCGAGCAGCAGGCTGCCGGAGCCCTCCACCAGTTCCCGCTCGTAGGTGTACACCTGGTCGTCGATCAGCAGCCAATCCATCTCGTCCTGCGGACCGGCGACGAATCCGTCGAGCGTCGTCCACATCGACACAACGATCTTGCGCATTGTCCACTCTCCATCGTGGTGCGTTGAACTTGGAGTCTTGCCGGGCCGGCTCACGGACTCCCGGGTGCGTGCCCGGGGCGGCAAGATCATTCTCACCGCTAATGGCTGTTCCTGCGTTCCTCGCCCCCGGATCCCGCTCGCAGCTCGGCCGCCACCGCGCGCTCCCGTAGCCGAGCCGCCTCCGCCCTTGACGCCTCCAGTTCGGCCCGAAGATCTTCCAACCGCGCCCGGTCGAGCTGTGACTCCAGCCGCAACCGGTCCCGTTCCTCCGCCAGCGCCGGCTCCGCCGCCGCTCGTTCCTCGAGCTCCCGCACCCGCGCCGCCGCTCGGTCCCGCTCCCGTTCGGCGGCCGCCACCCGTGCCTCGGCCTCGGCGGCCAGCCGCGCGCCCGCCTGTCCGGCCTGCGCCGCGCGCGCCTCTGCCGCCTCGGCCCGCTCGAGCGCCCGGTCCCGCTCCGCCTCCGCCGCCGTGGCCCGTGCCTGCGCCGCGGCCACCTCGCGCTCCGCCCGCTCCCGCGCCTCACCCGCCTGCGCCGCCCCGGCCCTGGCCGCGTCCCGCTCCTCCAGCGCGGACGTGACCGTCCGATCGGCCTCCTTCCGCGCCTGCCGTACGGCATGCGCGGCCTCCGCGGCCGCCCGCTCGGCCTCCTCGCGGGCCTGCGCCACCCGCTCCCGTGCCCGTTCCTCAGCCTGTACGGCTTGCGCCCGGGCCTCCTCCGCCCGCGCCTCGGCCGCCTCGACGCGCTCGGACAGCTCCCTGACCGCCTGGTCCCGCGCCTGTTCGGCCATGTCAGCCCGGCGTTCGGCCGCCGCTGCCGCCTGCTTGGCCAGCCGCTCGGTGGTGGCCGCCTCGCGCAGCGCCGCCAGGGCCTGCTCACGCGCGGTCTCCGCGTCGCGCAGCGCGGTGTCCCTGTCGGCCTGCGCTTCTTCCGCCACCTGGCGCATCTCGGCGGTCTGTTTGCGCGCGTGCTCGGCCGCCTCGCGGGCCAGCCGTACCTGCTCGAAGGCCTGCTCGCGCTCGGTGCGGGCGATCGCCACCCGCGTGTGCGCCTCGGCCTGGACCGCGCTGAGCTTGGCCTCCACCCCCGCGGGGCTCAGCTCCTGGGCCAGCGCCCTGGCCAGCGGTTCGATCGCGGCGGCCAGACCCGTCTCCATGCGCTCGTACAGCTGCTCGGCCCTGGCCAGCGACCCCTCCAGCCCGGGCGTCGCCCTGCGCAGCTCGCGCTCCCGCTTGGCGGCGGCCTGGCAGTCGGTGTCCGCGCAGTAGGCCCGTGGCCGGCCTCTGCCCTTGCGCTGCTCGATCGGCGCCCCGCAGTGCGCACACGGCGTCACGACCGTCGTCTCCGCTGTCACGTCGGCAGCCTAGCATTTTTTATTTTCTGGAAATTGAAAATAAGAAAATGAGATCCGTTGTGTTACGAGGATGCGATGAAACTTGCGAGAACCGCAGTTCCCGCAGCTATGACGCGGGCCGCTGGGGGTGGAGCCTCTCGCGGAGCTGATGACGCTGACCGACCGCGCCGCCGCGGTCAGGGATGAGTTCATGGGGCCGCCGCCGCACGTGATGGCCGAGATCAGGGAGAGGGAGGCCGTGCTGTGGGACCGGATCGCCGCCGGTGGCGGCCGCTCCGCCCGCGACGCCAAGAAGTACGCGCTTGCAGCGGCACCCAGGCTCGGGTGGTGGAGCTGGCCGCGGGCAGGCTGGTGGCCAGCCAGGGAGCGTACGCTGCCCCGGCCAGCAGCGCCACCGTGGCCGGGGCGCGCTCATCAGCCAGCAGCATCGGGATCAGCGCGCCTTGGCAGGTCGAACAGCCCGCCCGGCAGGCGCCGACGAGCAGGGCGGCCCGCTTCAGGTCTACCTTCTCCCCGGCGTGGAAGGGCAGGTCGGCGAGGAACCGCAGATCCGGGACGGGGTGGGAGTGCAGGGTTCCTGCGGCGGCGGAGGTGTAGGAGCCGCCGGTGGCGCGCTGGCGCCGCCGGGCGGCGTGCTTGCGTGCATGGTCCTTGGGCATGGCCGGCCTTTCCGCGCAGACGGTCCCATGACCCGTGCGCGACCTCGGCACACCGACGTGTGGACGGGGGAAGACGGCAACGGCACAACAGAGTGCCAGCTGCTCGGCGACCGAGCCGCGCGCTACATCCTGGTCACGTTCACCCAGGCTCAGCCCTTCACACTCAGCCACCCCGAGTGGGCAGGCATCAGCCACGAGCGGCTGCGGCGGCTCGTCGGCATGGACGTCGACCCGGAACGTGGAGAGCAGTACGTGCCGCACCCGCCGGAGCCGGTCGCCGAACCCCGCTACCGCGTCTACTGGACCGTTCGGCTCCCGCGGCCTCACCCGTTTCGAGCACCGCAGTGCATGCCCGAAGGGATCACGTGGTGGCGCCGGATCCAGCGGCAGTTGCGACCAGAGCGTCGCAACCGAGACTGCTGCTGGTATCACAGAGGAGACTGGTCTCGCGTCTGTGCCACCGCCATCCGGCTGATCCGGCAGGCCCGCGATGAGGGCGTGGCGGCTGACGACATCGCCGACTACGTGCGGCAGGAGGCCCAGGCCGAGGGGATGCACGGCTGGGAGTTGCAGGCGCTGGCCGCCCTGGTCTGTCCGGCCGATGGTATCGAGCTCCAGGTCCTGGCGGGTGCCCGGCGGAACTCCTACGTCAATGGTCAGCACAAGAGCCAGGCCATGCTCGATGCCGGCGTCCGACGCACCGTCATCATCGACTGGATCACTCCCGCCTCGGTGACGGGCGGCTGAAGGGTGGCGACGTTCTGCGCCTGAGCTCCCCGAAGCGGCGCGGGCACGCTGCGCCTGACCTTGCTCCGCATGCGCGCAGCGGGGTTCTCTGATCGCGGCGGACGCCGGGATCAGGTGGGGAATCTGACCCGGGAAAGACCGTGCCCTGTATCTCCCCCTCGATGCGAGGACAGACACAGTGGCTCTCCCGGCGACGCAGCGCACGGCACCGCAGGCAATCCCCAGCAGAAGGACGGGCTCGGGCCAGGCACCTGGCCGCTGCCGGCATTTGCCG
This window of the Nonomuraea africana genome carries:
- a CDS encoding DUF1963 domain-containing protein, whose amino-acid sequence is MRYEEALSGVRELCVEHLGEHVGSQLAALARPGFDLKPADEDAAATGLCRWGGPALLEPGTQWPMYAGVPLSLYVVLDVGALGPWLGDQILSTGSALLNFFFLDPWTGSREVPKDASSFSHDDPRVCRVVPADPQRAVEVPAPDPAPRFDRVRMHANPAVTLPSISSYDCDPVLSTLDYGDEIERSSLYRVNPGWLVVDKFGEDAWPRYCVDEQGIEWGGIRNQAFGWPPIRSYGVDLLQELSQEEPYAHLLTLAGTDMWEWGDGGILRFVAPAKALRAGDMSQVRANPDDW
- a CDS encoding VOC family protein — encoded protein: MALRLVQVNFKARDDSALGRFWAEALGWGVSSEGPGVTNLEPEGFVWPDPAAFYIDVVTVPDPETVKYRVHLDLATTSAAHQAELVARLKELGATPADVGQGDVPWTVLADPEGNVFCVLEPREIYRDIGPLAAVVVDCADPRAMARFWGEAVDWTLHEVTDDHAMLGSAKGVGPYLEFRRTTPGVKTVWNRVHLDLLPYPVDDQAAEVARLQTLGATLADVGQGDVPWIVLADPEGNEFCVLGRA
- a CDS encoding calcium-binding protein, whose product is MIAWSGVADARTQPPTCFGVPATIIAAPNTPTIGTAGRDVIVGTVGPDVIDGLQGNDLICGLAGDDVLAGGLGNDQIDGGTGDDGVHGDIFSPSGHASGGGNDRLFGGDGNDLMNGDSFAPKGTATGGGNDLLFGGDGDDLMTGDSRGLSASGGGNDRMDGGADGGTGGEHLVGDSGSTVGDASGAGDDLLLGGPGSEILIGDSNAAQNASGNGGNDLLDLGTDGGFAAIGDHNINDPAGGRATGSGRDRIIGGSADDFLVGDSAVVDATVTSASHDVISGRGGNDALFGDNTDFDVTASVGTAGGNDLLDGGDGVDTLRAGPRNDFLDGGPGTPDDCDGEAGIDAATRCEIVSNVP
- a CDS encoding dihydrofolate reductase family protein, with amino-acid sequence MRKIVVSMWTTLDGFVAGPQDEMDWLLIDDQVYTYERELVEGSGSLLLGRITHADFAGYWPRAAQDPGEPEEVRAYARRVDAMEKIVVSGSGNVAAWRNTRRLERVDPDEIIELKGGQGGDIVVYGSLAVIRSLVELGLVDEFHLLVHPVFLREGKALFEDGRPPQRLELVSAKPFTSGVVLMTYRPVDRVPTTS